A DNA window from Niabella yanshanensis contains the following coding sequences:
- the cobA gene encoding uroporphyrinogen-III C-methyltransferase, translated as MILSHHTTSHLNPPKAGIGSVVLAAAGPGDPDLITVKAANALREAEVVLIDRLVSEVILHRYVSADVEIVRVGKECRNNISTPQQVINELIVDYALKGKKVVRLKGGDVSIFSNVLDELQALIANKIPYEIIPGVTASLGAAAYAGIPLTARGYATSVRFLTYYKSDIVTDGHWKELARTNDTLVFYMSSGTLENVVRKLQHFGVQKDVHVAVAEQATTCYQRIHECNIYDYDQVLAGKQFVSPSLVIIGKVVALHQQFKWLKNSEHGEQYFVPVGEGIQNINELNKPIKHVI; from the coding sequence ATGATCCTTTCTCATCATACAACAAGCCATTTAAACCCGCCAAAGGCAGGCATAGGGTCAGTGGTATTAGCAGCAGCTGGTCCCGGTGACCCCGACCTGATAACGGTAAAAGCAGCTAATGCTTTGCGCGAAGCTGAAGTGGTTTTAATAGACCGGCTGGTAAGTGAAGTCATACTACATCGATACGTTTCGGCTGACGTTGAAATAGTAAGAGTGGGTAAGGAATGCCGCAATAACATTTCAACGCCTCAGCAGGTGATCAACGAATTAATTGTTGATTACGCCCTGAAAGGTAAAAAAGTGGTTCGTTTAAAGGGAGGAGATGTATCTATCTTTTCTAATGTTTTAGACGAGCTGCAGGCATTGATCGCCAATAAAATTCCCTACGAAATTATTCCGGGTGTTACAGCTTCTTTAGGTGCTGCGGCTTATGCCGGCATCCCTTTAACGGCACGGGGCTATGCTACTTCCGTAAGGTTTTTAACCTATTATAAATCTGACATTGTCACTGACGGGCATTGGAAAGAACTGGCACGCACCAACGATACGCTGGTCTTTTATATGTCATCCGGCACACTCGAAAATGTTGTGAGAAAGCTTCAGCATTTCGGTGTTCAGAAAGATGTACATGTAGCCGTGGCAGAGCAGGCAACTACCTGTTATCAGCGCATACATGAATGCAATATTTATGATTACGACCAGGTACTGGCAGGGAAGCAATTTGTTTCGCCCTCGCTGGTAATCATCGGGAAAGTAGTAGCCTTACATCAACAGTTTAAATGGCTGAAAAATAGTGAGCACGGGGAACAATATTTTGTACCGGTAGGCGAAGGAATCCAAAACATCAACGAACTTAATAAACCAATAAAGCATGTTATCTGA
- a CDS encoding sulfate adenylyltransferase subunit 1 codes for MDILRFITAGSVDDGKSTLIGRLLYDSKSILVDQLEALEKQSKNKNADGIDLALLTDGLRAEREQGITIDVAYRYFNTPKRKFIIADAPGHVQYTRNMITGASNSSLIIILIDARAGVIEQTRRHSIIASLLKMPHVVVAINKMDLVEFSEARYNEIKTDYEKVASQLGLSNVTYIPIAALHGDNIVEPSAKMSWFQGQPLLQFLEEIEVSEDINHSDPRFQVQYVIRPQTQELHDYRGYAGQVVSGVYRKGDKITVLPAGIETTLSKIEIAGEEVEEAFAPQAVVLHLADDIDVSRGDTFVRSDNQPKTESEMEVILCWLDNKPLVQGNKYFLQHKGRLVRTIIREIEYKLDVNTLEHTAVTDNVKLNEVVKAKIKTAQPLVYDPFDKISDYGNAILVDETSNSTVAAVLLS; via the coding sequence ATGGACATTCTCAGATTCATAACCGCAGGTAGTGTAGACGACGGTAAAAGCACATTAATAGGTCGCTTATTATACGATAGTAAAAGCATCCTGGTAGACCAGCTGGAAGCTTTGGAAAAGCAATCCAAGAATAAAAATGCTGATGGTATTGACCTGGCATTATTGACTGACGGATTACGTGCAGAGAGAGAGCAGGGTATTACTATTGATGTAGCTTATCGCTATTTTAATACACCTAAAAGGAAGTTTATCATTGCTGATGCGCCCGGGCATGTGCAGTATACGCGTAATATGATCACCGGGGCATCCAACTCCAGCCTGATCATTATTCTCATAGATGCGCGTGCGGGTGTAATAGAACAAACCCGTCGTCACTCAATCATCGCTTCGTTATTGAAAATGCCGCATGTAGTAGTGGCAATCAATAAAATGGACCTGGTTGAGTTTTCGGAAGCACGTTATAACGAAATCAAAACTGATTACGAGAAAGTAGCATCGCAACTGGGTTTGAGTAATGTTACTTATATACCTATCGCAGCTTTGCACGGGGATAATATTGTGGAGCCTTCGGCTAAAATGAGCTGGTTTCAGGGACAGCCGCTGTTGCAGTTTCTTGAGGAAATAGAAGTGTCAGAAGATATCAATCATTCGGACCCCCGATTCCAGGTACAATATGTAATACGCCCCCAAACACAGGAATTGCATGACTACAGAGGTTATGCAGGCCAGGTGGTGAGCGGTGTTTACAGGAAAGGAGATAAGATCACAGTGTTACCTGCAGGTATTGAAACCACACTTTCAAAAATAGAAATTGCCGGTGAAGAGGTGGAAGAAGCTTTTGCACCGCAGGCCGTAGTGCTGCACCTTGCCGATGATATAGATGTAAGCCGCGGCGACACATTTGTTCGCAGTGATAACCAGCCAAAAACAGAAAGCGAAATGGAAGTGATCCTTTGCTGGCTGGATAACAAGCCATTGGTACAGGGCAATAAATATTTCTTACAGCATAAGGGACGTTTAGTTCGTACCATAATCAGAGAGATTGAGTATAAGCTGGACGTTAATACTTTAGAACATACCGCGGTTACTGATAATGTGAAACTGAACGAAGTGGTAAAAGCTAAAATTAAAACAGCCCAGCCCCTGGTATACGATCCGTTTGATAAGATCAGTGACTATGGGAATGCTATATTGGTGGATGAAACCAGCAATAGTACGGTAGCCGCTGTTTTATTATCTTAA